A part of Myxococcus fulvus genomic DNA contains:
- a CDS encoding c-type cytochrome: MTSRVLRALLLLVALMGCRSRSAPTFEPLKLADGRVLSAETLVRGHSVYAYYCASCHGAQGDGQGPAGRGMRPVPRSFRQGLFKFGGVSVGELPTDEALKRTLRRGLHGTPMFAWDVPDADLDAVVQYLKTFSPRWKEEVPGKPLEVSADPWRGREAEAIERGRVAYHVSGAGNAGCSSCHVAYLPRAELAALMKKAFGRDVDLSKVDPYTAQVRESDHPVEVDANGEPTRTQKVLPPDFLFQPLRTIWPVGETVEGAPYTPERQREDLYRVIAAGVGGAAMPTWKGAIPEENLWALAYYVQTLVMLYDTDEAEALRARLRSSTMSGP, encoded by the coding sequence ATGACCTCTCGTGTGCTGAGGGCCTTGCTGCTCCTGGTGGCGCTCATGGGGTGTCGCTCGAGGAGCGCGCCCACCTTCGAGCCCCTGAAGCTCGCCGACGGCCGCGTCCTCTCCGCGGAGACGCTGGTGCGTGGGCACTCGGTGTACGCGTACTACTGCGCCTCCTGTCACGGAGCGCAGGGCGACGGACAAGGCCCGGCGGGACGGGGCATGCGGCCCGTGCCTCGCAGCTTCCGTCAGGGGCTCTTCAAGTTCGGTGGGGTCTCCGTCGGAGAGCTGCCCACGGATGAGGCGCTGAAGCGCACGCTGCGACGAGGGCTCCACGGCACGCCGATGTTCGCGTGGGACGTGCCCGACGCGGACCTCGACGCGGTGGTGCAGTACCTCAAGACCTTCAGCCCGCGCTGGAAGGAAGAGGTCCCCGGCAAGCCGCTGGAGGTGTCCGCGGACCCGTGGCGAGGCCGTGAAGCGGAGGCCATCGAGCGGGGCCGCGTCGCCTACCATGTCTCCGGCGCGGGGAACGCGGGCTGCTCCAGTTGTCACGTCGCGTACCTTCCGCGCGCGGAGCTGGCCGCGTTGATGAAGAAGGCCTTCGGGCGCGACGTGGACCTGTCCAAGGTGGACCCCTACACCGCGCAGGTCCGCGAGTCCGACCACCCCGTGGAGGTGGACGCGAACGGTGAGCCCACGCGCACGCAGAAAGTGCTCCCGCCGGACTTCCTCTTCCAGCCCCTGCGCACTATCTGGCCCGTGGGAGAAACCGTCGAAGGCGCGCCGTACACACCCGAGCGTCAGCGCGAGGACCTCTACCGGGTCATCGCGGCGGGCGTGGGCGGTGCGGCGATGCCGACCTGGAAGGGCGCCATTCCCGAGGAGAACCTGTGGGCTCTCGCGTACTACGTGCAGACACTCGTGATGTTGTACGACACCGACGAGGCCGAGGCGCTGAGGGCCCGCCTGCGAAGCTCGACGATGTCCGGGCCATGA
- a CDS encoding cytochrome c oxidase subunit II, with translation MSTPVEGSSPVSTVTELPSGLRTLALPENASTHGPRIDALLGWSHRFEAGLAVIALGWMLIAIWRFRGAKRAASDGGTKRSIAFVLGLALTTFLVVDGTLLVGSEGYLRDVLWNLQVPAEDPRTVRIEINAHQWSWEARYAGEDGRFNTPDDVVTWNDLRVPAGVPVWVQLVSTDVVHGFSLPHFRVKVDAIPGRVNQTWFQVEREGTWEVACYQHCGTSHYRMRGELRALSSEAYAAWLREAGRQALQAYDADDVAAHWGWDWRAP, from the coding sequence ATGAGCACCCCCGTCGAAGGGTCCTCCCCTGTCTCGACGGTGACGGAGCTTCCCTCCGGGCTGAGGACCCTCGCGTTGCCCGAGAACGCGAGCACCCACGGACCTCGCATCGACGCGCTGCTCGGGTGGAGTCACCGCTTCGAGGCGGGCCTCGCGGTGATTGCGCTCGGGTGGATGCTCATCGCCATATGGCGCTTCCGGGGCGCGAAGCGCGCGGCCTCGGACGGAGGCACGAAGCGCTCCATCGCCTTCGTCCTCGGCCTGGCGCTGACCACGTTCCTCGTCGTGGACGGGACATTGCTGGTGGGCTCGGAGGGCTACCTGCGGGACGTGCTGTGGAACCTCCAGGTCCCGGCCGAGGACCCGCGCACGGTGCGCATCGAAATCAACGCCCACCAGTGGTCCTGGGAGGCGCGCTACGCGGGCGAGGACGGCCGCTTCAACACCCCCGATGACGTGGTGACGTGGAACGACCTGCGAGTCCCCGCGGGGGTCCCCGTCTGGGTGCAGCTCGTCTCCACGGACGTGGTGCACGGCTTCTCGCTGCCGCACTTCCGCGTGAAGGTGGACGCGATTCCAGGCCGCGTGAACCAGACTTGGTTCCAGGTCGAGCGCGAGGGCACGTGGGAGGTGGCCTGCTACCAGCACTGCGGCACCAGCCACTATCGGATGCGCGGTGAGCTGCGCGCCCTGTCCTCGGAGGCGTACGCCGCGTGGCTGCGCGAGGCGGGGCGACAAGCGCTCCAGGCGTACGACGCGGACGACGTCGCGGCCCACTGGGGTTGGGACTGGAGGGCGCCATGA
- a CDS encoding cytochrome c oxidase subunit 3 yields the protein MSTPARSTPSEVDARTQWLGTVLGLSAWAMFFAALMFAVGWYRMREAWPSPRVPTWGLGLTGLLLVAGSVALYLGSRREGPRPLWATWGVWALGLGFLVLQAMWMHRAWWTEHLRIPESGVPASAFHGLTALHALHVLAVEVGLFACCWRHPRGVDVRASWRTWSLGWHFVTVTWVFLFIAVYLP from the coding sequence ATGAGCACGCCGGCTCGGAGCACACCGTCCGAAGTGGACGCACGGACACAGTGGCTCGGCACGGTGCTGGGGCTGTCCGCGTGGGCGATGTTCTTCGCGGCGCTCATGTTCGCGGTGGGCTGGTACCGGATGCGCGAGGCGTGGCCCTCGCCGCGAGTGCCCACGTGGGGCCTGGGGCTCACGGGGCTCCTGCTCGTCGCGGGGAGCGTGGCCCTGTACCTGGGCTCACGGCGCGAGGGCCCCCGTCCCCTGTGGGCAACTTGGGGAGTGTGGGCCTTGGGGCTCGGGTTCCTCGTGCTCCAGGCGATGTGGATGCACCGGGCCTGGTGGACCGAGCACCTGCGCATCCCCGAGAGCGGCGTGCCCGCGTCGGCCTTCCATGGCCTCACCGCGCTGCACGCGCTGCACGTGCTCGCGGTGGAAGTCGGTCTTTTCGCCTGCTGCTGGCGTCACCCGCGCGGAGTGGACGTGCGAGCCTCGTGGCGGACCTGGTCCCTGGGCTGGCACTTCGTGACGGTGACGTGGGTGTTCCTCTTCATCGCGGTGTACCTCCCATGA
- a CDS encoding cytochrome c oxidase subunit I translates to MSVDHKQVARRYLWSGLGFLLLGGLLALLIRWQWAWPGQPVPGLAWALPESRGALTPPTYTSVFTMHGLVMIFFAVTPLLFGALGHFVLPLAIGARGLAFPRLSTLGFWVYALGGALVLVSFGVRLGPASAGWTAYPPLSTTAFTPGLGQTLVTVAVLCAGVSAFTYGLNFVVTVVRCRAPGMTWGRLPLTVWGLFFASVLNVLFVPVLAAATVLLLMDRLLGTQFFIAGAAAVGGGGDPVVYQHLFWLFGHPEVYILILPAWGMVGDLVSFFSRKPAHGYRLTAGAMGVVSALSGLVYAHHLFTSGMSPLLGRTFMVLTLLISLPAEVMFLNWLMTLWRGSVRLTSPMLAALSTMVVFGLGGITGLALGAVATDVPLHGTLWVVGHFHLTMGAASFLGVFAGLYFWFPKMFGRQLDEGLAKAHVVSSAVLFLGVFGGQLAAGYAGQLRRLYDPYQYTYLKHLLPLNQWTTACAFLLGAAQVLFVVNLVWTLWRGRAADANPWQVGTLEWTCAASPPSDENFEQLPVVLRGPHALSQPEVLEQLGRDWVGQAEALPAESPAITRPQPLLERTS, encoded by the coding sequence ATGAGCGTCGACCACAAGCAGGTGGCCCGTCGCTACCTGTGGAGCGGGCTGGGCTTCCTCCTCCTGGGCGGACTGCTCGCGCTGCTCATCCGCTGGCAGTGGGCGTGGCCGGGGCAGCCCGTGCCGGGGCTCGCCTGGGCGCTGCCTGAGTCCCGAGGCGCGCTGACGCCGCCCACGTACACCTCCGTCTTCACCATGCACGGCCTGGTGATGATCTTCTTCGCGGTGACGCCGCTGCTCTTCGGCGCGCTCGGGCACTTCGTGTTGCCCCTGGCCATCGGCGCGCGGGGGCTCGCGTTCCCCCGGCTGTCGACGCTGGGCTTCTGGGTGTACGCGCTGGGCGGAGCCCTCGTGCTCGTCTCGTTCGGGGTGCGGTTGGGGCCCGCGAGCGCGGGATGGACCGCCTACCCTCCACTCTCGACCACCGCCTTCACCCCGGGCCTGGGCCAGACGCTGGTGACGGTGGCGGTGTTGTGCGCGGGTGTCTCGGCCTTCACGTACGGGCTGAACTTCGTCGTCACGGTGGTGCGATGCAGAGCGCCCGGGATGACCTGGGGCCGACTGCCGCTCACCGTGTGGGGCCTGTTCTTCGCGTCGGTGTTGAACGTGCTCTTCGTGCCGGTGCTCGCGGCCGCCACCGTGTTGCTGTTGATGGACCGGTTGCTGGGGACACAGTTCTTCATCGCGGGCGCGGCGGCGGTGGGCGGCGGCGGGGACCCGGTGGTGTACCAGCACCTGTTCTGGCTGTTCGGTCATCCGGAGGTCTACATCCTCATCCTGCCCGCGTGGGGCATGGTGGGGGACCTGGTGTCCTTCTTCAGTCGCAAGCCCGCGCACGGCTATCGCCTGACGGCGGGGGCCATGGGCGTGGTGTCCGCGCTGAGCGGGCTGGTCTACGCGCACCACCTCTTCACCAGCGGGATGTCGCCCTTGCTGGGGCGCACGTTCATGGTGTTGACGCTGCTCATCTCGCTGCCGGCGGAGGTGATGTTCCTCAACTGGCTGATGACGCTGTGGCGAGGGAGCGTGCGGCTGACCTCGCCAATGCTCGCGGCGCTCTCGACGATGGTGGTGTTCGGGCTCGGCGGAATCACCGGGCTCGCGCTCGGGGCGGTGGCCACGGATGTGCCGCTGCACGGGACGCTGTGGGTGGTGGGGCACTTCCATCTGACGATGGGCGCGGCCAGCTTCCTGGGGGTCTTCGCGGGGCTGTACTTCTGGTTCCCCAAGATGTTCGGTCGACAGCTGGACGAGGGGCTCGCGAAGGCGCACGTGGTGTCGAGCGCGGTGCTGTTCCTCGGGGTCTTCGGCGGGCAGCTCGCGGCGGGCTACGCGGGACAGCTGCGCCGGCTCTATGACCCGTACCAGTACACGTACCTGAAGCACCTGCTGCCGCTGAACCAGTGGACCACCGCGTGCGCGTTCCTGCTCGGGGCCGCGCAGGTGCTGTTCGTGGTGAACCTGGTGTGGACGCTCTGGCGCGGGCGCGCGGCGGACGCGAACCCGTGGCAGGTGGGCACGCTCGAGTGGACGTGCGCGGCCAGCCCTCCGAGCGACGAGAACTTCGAGCAACTCCCCGTCGTGCTGCGCGGGCCGCATGCGCTGTCGCAGCCCGAGGTGCTGGAGCAGCTGGGCCGCGACTGGGTGGGACAGGCGGAGGCGCTGCCCGCGGAGTCTCCGGCCATCACCCGTCCGCAGCCCCTCCTGGAGCGCACGTCATGA